The following proteins come from a genomic window of Miscanthus floridulus cultivar M001 chromosome 2, ASM1932011v1, whole genome shotgun sequence:
- the LOC136539607 gene encoding zinc finger protein ZAT9-like, with protein MHTMGDVAVLSSSATRHSCKVCRKGFACGRSLGGHMRSHSLAEVETALDDDDGDDGGGEEHHQRRGFDCVTPPSAGGYGLRENPKKTRRLSSLNDCDGGGRGELLSLCAPVVDVDRERHRARGGGVELELERGREQEDAVLMIPTEPASGLMPPPRRRRRSMRVPAPSPSPRPAFDKEPEDVALCLIMLSRDIIDHRRCSAATGAEYSPEEDSTRRDYRYQYHHHDADSNDDASIGTKINKTKPNRSLIGDEKRGRYECPGCGRAFQSYQALGGHRASHKRINSNCSIAKAVVDHQPEPSVETNASSFSTASPDPNYGADIAPTAVVALKAKPHKAIKFECPICFRVFGSGQALGGHKRSHSIAGELNERAHAVEDDGIGDDEQPLVSDGFLDLNLPAPGVED; from the coding sequence ATGCATACCATGGGGGATGTGGCTGTGCTTAGTAGCAGCGCCACTCGGCACAGCTGCAAGGTGTGCCGGAAGGGCTTCGCCTGCGGCCGCTCGCTGGGCGGCCACATGCGCTCGCATTCCCTGGCCGAGGTGGAGACGGCActggacgacgacgacggtgacgatggcggcggcgaggagcaCCACCAACGGCGTGGCTTTGATTGCGTGACGCCTCCGAGCGCCGGGGGTTACGGGCTGAGGGAGAACCCGAAGAAGACGCGGCGCCTCTCGAGCCTCAACGACTGCGACGGCGGTGGCCGCGGTGAGCTGCTCTCGCTGTGCGCGCCGGTGGTGGACGTGGACCGCGAGCGCCACCGTGCGCGAGGCGGTGGCGTGGAGCTGGAACTGGAGCGGGGTCGGGAGCAGGAGGACGCTGTGCTGATGATCCCGACGGAGCCGGCTTCCGGCCTGATGCCACcgccgaggcggaggcggcgctccATGCGCGTGCCGGCCCCTTCGCCGTCGCCGCGGCCTGCCTTCGACAAGGAGCCGGAGGACGTCGCGCTCTGCCTCATCATGCTGTCGCGCGACATCATAGACCACCGGCGGTGCTCCGCGGCTACGGGCGCCGAGTACTCGCCGGAAGAGGACAGCACGAGGCGAGACTATCGGTACCAGTACCACCACCACGACGCCGACTCCAACGACGACGCCTCCATCGGCACCAAGATCAACAAGACAAAGCCTAATCGCAGCCTCATCGGCGACGAGAAGCGGGGCCGGTACGAGTGCCCTGGGTGCGGGAGGGCGTTCCAGTCGTACCAAGCACTCGGCGGCCACCGCGCCAGCCACAAGCGGATCAACAGTAACTGCAGCATCGCCAAGGCCGTCGTCGACCACCAACCGGAGCCAAGCGTCGAGACCAACGCCTCCTCGTTTAGCACGGCGTCGCCGGACCCGAACTACGGCGCTGACATCGCTCCCACTGCGGTGGTGGCCTTGAAGGCAAAGCCGCACAAGGCGATCAAATTCGAGTGCCCCATCTGTTTCAGGGTGTTTGGCTCGGGGCAGGCGCTCGGTGGACACAAGCGGTCACACTCGATCGCCGGTGAGCTCAATGAGCGCGCACATGCTGTCGAAGACGATGGCATTGGTGACGATGAGCAGCCTCTGGTCTCTGATGGATTTCTTGATCTCAATCTGCCAGCTCCAGGAGTTGAGGATTGA
- the LOC136539608 gene encoding uncharacterized protein — protein sequence MLFTHETNADQFDLLSYGNLRGLEASRNSEESNFGNDLKDGSSVSSENFSSSCLPGENYQSATIDHEKRPLSDVKPCQVACKRPKQTDHHTWLYSFEEDPLTSEVGISSPALADGLVETKQPNDIPAINGATTCGGSSDIPCLNHDQSVLVESLDVPDWATSFPGYFEDCGPVATYNHVDDIGSPVHEYLPRKGVPIGPEHQADIPEWKARISMIVPGASEFCADLDCSSASTSESVPRGDDYVSDKWIRYCVVPMTSCSSLVDWSGDNKIDCNCSDEGSMRCSRQHIIEARDSLKMSLGQDKFCELGLCEMGEDVAQRWTDEEEKLFQRVVFLNPVSLGKNFWDHLPDAFPAKTSQELFSYYFNVFMLRKRAQQNRSDVLRVDSDDDELHGEPLVEREEGDPAVESSIHEHFVSNSLPMDDDHKEFEGAQFDGSLCEKSVYSAVECRHLPNQMPADSNTVNTAQDVYDQDNGAQCAEFHMPLPNDTSNNLGDQIASV from the exons ATGTTGTTCACGCATGAGACAAATGCTGACCAGTTTGATCTTCTTTCTTATGGTAATCTAAGGGGACTAGAGGCTAGTAGAAATTCCGAGGAATCCAATTTTGGAAATGACTTAAAGGATGGTTCTTCAGTTTCTTCTGAGAACTTCAGCTCCTCTTGTCTGCCTGGCGAGAACTATCAATCTGCCACAATAGATCATGAAAAACGACCTCTTTCTGATGTCAAGCCATGCCAAGTTGCTTGCAAACGTCCAAAGCAAACAGATCACCATACCTGGTTATATTCCTTTGAGGAAGACCCTTTGACCAGTGAAGTGGGGATATCTTCTCCAG ctTTAGCTGATGGATTGGTTGAGACCAAACAACCAAATGACATTCCTGCAATTAATGGTGCCACAACCTGCGGTGGTAGTTCAGACATCCCTTGCCTTAATCATGATCAATCAGTTTTAGTGGAAAGCTTAGATGTACCTGATTGGGCGACTTCTTTCCCTGGTTATTTTGAAGACTGTGGGCCAGTTGCTACATATAACCATGTTGATGACATCGGTTCGCCTGTTCATGAGTACCTCCCTAGAAAGGGTGTGCCAATTGGACCTGAGCACCAGGCTGACATTCCAGAATGGAAGGCCCGAATCTCTATGATTGTACCTGGTGCTTCTGAGTTTTGTGCTGATCTGGATTGTAGTTCTGCTTCCACTTCAGAGTCTGTTCCCAGAGGTGATGACTATGTAAGTGACAAGTGGATCAGGTACTGTGTTGTTCCAATGACGAGCTGCTCATCTCTTGTTGACTGGTCTGGAGACAACAAAATAGATTGTAACTGCAGTGATGAGGGTTCTATGAGGTGTTCCAGACAGCATATTATTGAAGCAAGGGATAGCCTCAAAATGAGCTTGGGACAGGACAAGTTTTGTGAGTTAGGTCTTTGTGAAATGGGAGAGGATGTTGCTCAGAGATGGACTGATGAGGAGGAGAAGCTATTCCAAAGAGTTGTTTTCTTAAATCCTGTCTCCTTGGGCAAGAACTTTTGGGATCACCTTCCAGATGCATTTCCTGCTAAAACTAGCCAGGAGCTTTTTAGCTACTATTTTAATGTTTTCATGCTCAGGAAAAGGGCCCAGCAGAACAGGTCAGACGTGTTGCGTGtggacagtgatgatgatgaactgcaTGGTGAACCTCTAGTTGAGCGGGAGGAAGGGGATCCTGCAGTTGAGTCCTCTATACATGAACATTTTGTCAGCAATTCTCTGCCCATGGACGATGACCATAAAGAGTTTGAAGGAGCACAGTTTGATGGATCTTTGTGTGAGAAGTCAGTATACAGTGCAGTTGAGTGCAGACATCTACCAAATCAGATGCCTGCGGATTCAAATACGGTGAACACTGCACAAGATGTTTATGACCAAGATAATGGAGCTCAATGTGCAGAGTTTCACATGCCACTGCCAAATGATACTTCAAACAATCTTGGTGATCAAATTGCATCTGTGTAG
- the LOC136539609 gene encoding diacylglycerol kinase 1-like produces the protein MVWLQDQLEMHKLHWYRRAPTPSEFWIPLAAWFTVGLVGLWTFFHFFSLWRRKISLSWMKIIARSKRKNFERNHEVPTAEHVWNTESLIRAKGMKCYVCLESISPAQPLGQMMTSENMVHRCNVCGAAAHIICSSNSQKDCKCISMFGSKHVVHLWTVLWADVANQSEEGQYCCYCEEICSESFLGGPPIYCCMWCQRLVHAECQSAMATETGDICDLGPYRRLILSPLFVQAISKPGGILSSITHGANEFASTVRGRLNRTKKEKHHNRLPSDSNDDSSSDTTLNSNQRAGELKATGGSAQRSPENEHYSSESDGRELISEPRRLGNNETGEVKLKYALSELPADSRPLLVFINKRSGAQRGDLLKHKLHFLLNPVQVFELSSSQGPETRLFLFRKVPHFRILVCGGDGTVGWVLDVIDKQNYESPPPIAILPAGTGNDLSRVLSWGGGLGAVEKQGGLCTVLHDIEHAAVTILDRWKVTVEDKESKNVLLVKYMNNYLGIGCDAKVALDIHNLREESPEKFYSQFLNKVLYAREGAKSIIDRAFVDLPWQVRLEVDGTEIEIPRDSEGVLVANIPSYMGGVDLWQNEGENPENFDPQSIHDKMLEVVSITGAWHLGTLQVGLSRARRIAQGQSIKIQMFAPFPVQVDGEPWVQQPCTLKISHHEQAFMLRRAIEEPLGHAAAMITDVLEHAESSRVITASQKKSLLQEMALRLS, from the exons ATGGTCTGGTTGCAAGACCAACTCGAAATGCACAAGCTCCACTGGTACAGGAGAGCCCCTACTCCATCAGAGTTCTGGATACCACTTGCTGCTTGGTTCACTGTTGGCCTAGTTGGTCTTTGGACATTTTTTCACTTCTTTTCATTGTGGCGGCGAAAGATCAGTTTAAGCTGGATGAAAATAATTGCCAGATCGAAGAGGAAGAATTTTGAAAGAAACCATGAGGTTCCTACTGCTGAACATGTTTGGAACACAGAATCTTTGATTCGTGCAAAAGGGATGAAGTGCTATGTATGCTTGGAATCTATCTCACCTGCTCAGCCCCTTGGGCAGATGATGACTTCAGAAAATATGGTTCACCGTTGCAATGTTTGTGGTGCGGCTGCACACATAATATGCTCTTCGAATTCTCAGAAAGACTGCAAATGCATCTCAATGTTCGGGTCCAAACATGTGGTCCATCTATGGACTGTACTCTGGGCAGATGTAGCCAACCAATCCGAAGAAGGTCAATACTGTTGTTACTGTGAGGAGATATGCAGTGAATCTTTTCTGGGAGGTCCTCCCATATACTGCTGCATGTGGTGCCAAAGATTGGTGCATGCTGAGTGCCAGTCGGCCATGGCTACTGAAACAGGTGACATTTGTGACCTTGGTCCCTACAGGCGCCTTATTCTGTCGCCACTTTTTGTCCAGGCCATTAGCAAACCTGGTGGCATCTTGAGTTCTATAACTCATGGAGCAAATGAGTTTGCATCCACTGTGCGGGGGCGTTTAAACCGAACTAAAAAGGAGAAACATCACAACAGACTTCCATCTGACAGTAATGATGATTCATCAAGTGATACCACATTGAACTCAAACCAGAGGGCTGGGGAATTAAAAGCAACTGGGGGCAGTGCTCAAAGGAGTCCTGAGAATGAGCATTATAGCAGTGAGAGTGATGGTAGAGAACTCATATCAGAGCCCAGAAGGCTTGGCAACAATGAGACTGGTGAAGTTAAACTTAAGTACGCATTGTCTGAATTGCCTGCTGATTCCAGACCTCTTTTAGTTTTTATCAACAAGAGAAGTGGAGCTCAGCGTGGAGATCTTCTCAAGCACAAGCTACATTTTCTTTTGAATCCGGTGCAG GTTTTTGAATTGAGTTCTTCACAAGGGCCAGAAACAAGATTATTTTTGTTCAGAAAGGTACCGCATTTCAGAATACTTGTGTGTGGTGGCGATGGTACTGTTGGTTGGGTTCTTGACGTGATAGATAAGCAAAATTATGAATCACCTCCACCTATTGCAATTCTTCCAGCTGGCACTGGCAATGATCTTTCGAGAGTTTTATCATGGGGAGGTGGCCTAGGTGCTGTTGAGAAGCAAGGTGGCCTCTGCACAGTTTTACATGACATAGAGCATGCAGCAGTCACTATCCTGGATAGATGGAAGGTGACAGTAGAAGATAAGGAATCAAAGAATGTGCTTCTAGTAAAGTACATGAACAACTATCTAG GTATCGGTTGTGATGCAAAAGTCGCCCTTGACATTCATAATCTCCGTGAAGAAAGTCCTGAGAAATTCTACAGTCAG TTCTTAAATAAGGTGCTATATGCGAGGGAAGGAGCCAAGAGCATCATTGACAGGGCGTTTGTGGACTTACCATGGCAAGTTCGGTTAGAAGTTGATGGCACTGAGATTGAGATACCAAGG GACTCAGAAGGTGTGCTTGTTGCAAACATCCCGAGCTACATGGGAGGGGTTGACCTGTGGCAAAATGAGGGTGAGAATCCTGAAAATTTTGATCCACAGTCAATCCATGACAAGATGCTCGAAGTGGTTAGCATTACAGGAGCATGGCATCTGGGAACACTCCAG GTTGGACTTTCTCGGGCACGGAGGATCGCACAAGGTCAGTCGATCAAGATACAAATGTTTGCTCCTTTCCCTGTTCAAGTGGATGGCGAACCTTGGGTCCAGCAGCCCTGCACGCTTAAGATATCCCATCACGAACAG GCTTTTATGTTGAGGAGGGCAATTGAAGAGCCACTTGGTCATGCTGCTGCTATGATCACCGACGTGCTCGAGCATGCCGAATCCAGCCGTGTAATCACTGCTTCGCAGAAGAAATCCCTCCTCCAAGAAATGGCTCTACGGCTGTCATGA